A genomic region of Notamacropus eugenii isolate mMacEug1 chromosome 3, mMacEug1.pri_v2, whole genome shotgun sequence contains the following coding sequences:
- the IGFBP6 gene encoding insulin-like growth factor-binding protein 6: MTPRGLLLLLLPLLLGARLGTSARCPDCGQGAPAGCPGGCLEEEEGVVQPQPEGCAEAGGCVRREGELCGVYTPNCGPGLQCHPPEEDETPLRALLLGRGRCRRSRGSLGESPKGTKPSPGGPQQQDVNRGGREKNVGTPSTPSRPSPGGGQDSEMGPCRRHLDTVLQQLQAEVYRGARTLYVPNCDHKGFYRKRQCRSSQGLRRGPCWCVTRMGQPLTGPSESDANSLCLSDPSG; the protein is encoded by the exons ATGACCCCCCGCGGGCtcttgttgctgctgctgcccctgctgctgggTGCCCGCCTGGGTACCTCGGCACGGTGTCCAGACTGTGGGCAGGGGGCGCCGGCGGGCTGCCCTGGGGGCTgcttggaggaggaggaaggggtagTACAGCCGCAGCCAGAAGGGTGTGCAGAGGCCGGAGGGTGCGTTAGGCGAGAGGGGGAACTGTGCGGGGTCTACACCCCTAACTGTGGCCCAGGGCTCCAATGCCATCCCCCCGAAGAAGACGAGACGCCACTCAGAGCATTGCTGCTTGGCCGGGGTCGCTGCCGAAGGTCCAGGGGGTCATTAG GGGAGAGTCCTAAGGGAACCAAGCCCAGCCCAGGGGGCCCCCAACAGCAGGATGTGAACCGTGGAGGTCGAGAGAAGAACGTGGGCACCCCCTCCACTCCTTCCCGACCCAGTCCTGGGGGTGGACAAGACAGTGAGATG GGTCCATGCCGCCGCCACCTAGACACAGTGCTACAGCAGCTCCAGGCTGAGGTCTATCGAGGAGCCCGGACTCTTTATGTGCCCAACTGTGACCACAAAGGCTTCTACAGGAAGCGGCAG TGCCGGTCATCTCAAGGGCTGCGCAGGGGACCATGTTGGTGTGTAACCCGAATGGGACAACCTCTGACTGGCCCCTCTGAATCGGATGCAAACTCCCTCTGCCTTTCTGACCCCAGTGGttga
- the SOAT2 gene encoding sterol O-acyltransferase 2 isoform X2, whose protein sequence is MEPNGTQLRRREGLGLKQADNSPLNESTKEHGIPDLVQLTRHMEAVKAELLEQAHQQLTKLFDRAMWETVQSYPPQGWGQASAPQESPKRAREANLDRRKVFIHRKSLLDELMEVKHFRTIYHMFIAGLCVFIISTLAIDFIDEGRLVLEFDLLIFSFGQLPLALVTWLPMFLCTLLAPYQALRLWARPRGPGTWYAGAVLGAGLLAIQVAVLGVLPVHVALEYQLSPASRCILVFEQVRFVMKTYSFLREAIPAILHAKAGEGVKAPSFSSYLYFLFCPTLIYRESYPRTTHIRWNYVAKNFAQVLGCLFYACFILGRLCVPVFDNMSREPFSTRALVLSILHATLPGIFMLLLIFFAFLHCWLNAFAEMLRFADRMFYRDWWNSTSFSNYYRTWNVVVHDWLYSYIYQDGLRLLGIRVRRPAMLSVFLVSAVVHEYIFSFVLGFFYPVMLTLFLFGALGREKGNEMSCLLLVPLLAGYALDKD, encoded by the exons ATGGAGCCTAATGGGACCCAGCTTCGGAGGAGAGAGGGGCTAGGATTGAAACAAGCAGACAACTCACCCCTCAATG AAAGTACCAAAGAACATGGAATTCCTGACCTGGTACAATTGACAAGGCACATGGAG GCTGTGAAGGCAGAGTTGCTGGAGCAAGCCCACCAGCAGCTGACTAAGCTATTTGATCGCGCCATGTGGGAAACTGTACAGTCCTACCCACCTCAGGGCTGGGGCCAAGCCTCAGCACCCCAGGAATCCCCAAAGAG AGCCCGGGAAGCAAATCTGGACAGACGGAAAGTGTTCATCCACCGCAAGTCACTACTCGA TGAGCTGATGGAAGTTAAGCATTTTCGAACCATTTACCACATGTTCATTGCGGGACTATGTGTCTTCATCATCAGCACACTGGCCATAGATTTCATTGATGAAGGAAG GTTAGTGCTGGAGTTCGACCTCCTGATCTTCAGCTTTGGACAGCTGCCCCTGGCCCTGGTGACCTGGCTGCCCATGTTCCTATGCACTCTCCTAGCCCCATACCAGGCTCTTCGGCTATGGGCTAGACCCAGAGGCCCGGGGACCTGGTACGCAGGGGCAGTGCTAGGGGCAGGGCTTCTAGCCATCCAAGTGGCCGTGTTGGGTGTTCTTCCAGTCCACGTGGCTCTGGAGTACCAGCTGTCTCCTGCCTCCCGCTGTATCTTAGTCTTTGAGCAG GTCCGGTTCGTGATGAAAACTTACTCCTTCCTGAGGGAAGCCATACCTGCAATCCTCCATGCTAAAGCAG GTGAGGGAGTCAAAGCTCCCAGTTTCTCCAGCtacctctatttcctcttctgcccCACACTCATATACAGAGAGAGTTACCCCAG GACAACCCATATCAGGTGGAATTATGTGGCCAAGAACTTTGCCCAG GTCCTGGGGTGTCTGTTCTACGCCTGTTTCATCCTTGGCCGTCTCTGTGTACCCGTCTTTGACAACATGAGCCGTGAGCCCTTCAGCACCCGAGCCCTGGTACTCTCCATCCTGCATGCCACACTGCCTG GTATCTTCATGCTGCTGCtcattttctttgcctttcttcacTGCTGGCTCAATGCCTTTGCAGAGATGCTACGGTTTGCAGACCGAATGTTCTACAGG GACTGGTGGAACTCAACATCCTTCTCTAACTACTATCGTACCTGGAATGTGGTGGTCCATGACTGGTTGTACAGCTATATCTACCAGGATGGACTTCGG cTGCTGGGCATCAGGGTGCGAAGGCCAGCCATGCTCAGTGTGTTCCTGGTCTCTGCTGTCGTCCATGAATACATCTTTTCCTTTGTCCTGGGATTCTTCTACCCAGTAATGCTGACTCTCTTTCTTTTTGGAG CattgggaagagagaagggaaatgagatgAGTTGTCTCCTTCTGGTACCTCTCTTAGCAGGCTATGCCCTGGATAAAGACTGA
- the SOAT2 gene encoding sterol O-acyltransferase 2 isoform X1 codes for MEPNGTQLRRREGLGLKQADNSPLNESTKEHGIPDLVQLTRHMEAVKAELLEQAHQQLTKLFDRAMWETVQSYPPQGWGQASAPQESPKRAREANLDRRKVFIHRKSLLDELMEVKHFRTIYHMFIAGLCVFIISTLAIDFIDEGRLVLEFDLLIFSFGQLPLALVTWLPMFLCTLLAPYQALRLWARPRGPGTWYAGAVLGAGLLAIQVAVLGVLPVHVALEYQLSPASRCILVFEQVRFVMKTYSFLREAIPAILHAKAGEGVKAPSFSSYLYFLFCPTLIYRESYPRTTHIRWNYVAKNFAQVLGCLFYACFILGRLCVPVFDNMSREPFSTRALVLSILHATLPGIFMLLLIFFAFLHCWLNAFAEMLRFADRMFYRDWWNSTSFSNYYRTWNVVVHDWLYSYIYQDGLRLLGIRVRRPAMLSVFLVSAVVHEYIFSFVLGFFYPVMLTLFLFGAMLNFLMHDQHTGSMWNVLIWTMLFLGQGIMVSLYCQEWYARKQCPLSQTTFWGLVTPRSWSCRM; via the exons ATGGAGCCTAATGGGACCCAGCTTCGGAGGAGAGAGGGGCTAGGATTGAAACAAGCAGACAACTCACCCCTCAATG AAAGTACCAAAGAACATGGAATTCCTGACCTGGTACAATTGACAAGGCACATGGAG GCTGTGAAGGCAGAGTTGCTGGAGCAAGCCCACCAGCAGCTGACTAAGCTATTTGATCGCGCCATGTGGGAAACTGTACAGTCCTACCCACCTCAGGGCTGGGGCCAAGCCTCAGCACCCCAGGAATCCCCAAAGAG AGCCCGGGAAGCAAATCTGGACAGACGGAAAGTGTTCATCCACCGCAAGTCACTACTCGA TGAGCTGATGGAAGTTAAGCATTTTCGAACCATTTACCACATGTTCATTGCGGGACTATGTGTCTTCATCATCAGCACACTGGCCATAGATTTCATTGATGAAGGAAG GTTAGTGCTGGAGTTCGACCTCCTGATCTTCAGCTTTGGACAGCTGCCCCTGGCCCTGGTGACCTGGCTGCCCATGTTCCTATGCACTCTCCTAGCCCCATACCAGGCTCTTCGGCTATGGGCTAGACCCAGAGGCCCGGGGACCTGGTACGCAGGGGCAGTGCTAGGGGCAGGGCTTCTAGCCATCCAAGTGGCCGTGTTGGGTGTTCTTCCAGTCCACGTGGCTCTGGAGTACCAGCTGTCTCCTGCCTCCCGCTGTATCTTAGTCTTTGAGCAG GTCCGGTTCGTGATGAAAACTTACTCCTTCCTGAGGGAAGCCATACCTGCAATCCTCCATGCTAAAGCAG GTGAGGGAGTCAAAGCTCCCAGTTTCTCCAGCtacctctatttcctcttctgcccCACACTCATATACAGAGAGAGTTACCCCAG GACAACCCATATCAGGTGGAATTATGTGGCCAAGAACTTTGCCCAG GTCCTGGGGTGTCTGTTCTACGCCTGTTTCATCCTTGGCCGTCTCTGTGTACCCGTCTTTGACAACATGAGCCGTGAGCCCTTCAGCACCCGAGCCCTGGTACTCTCCATCCTGCATGCCACACTGCCTG GTATCTTCATGCTGCTGCtcattttctttgcctttcttcacTGCTGGCTCAATGCCTTTGCAGAGATGCTACGGTTTGCAGACCGAATGTTCTACAGG GACTGGTGGAACTCAACATCCTTCTCTAACTACTATCGTACCTGGAATGTGGTGGTCCATGACTGGTTGTACAGCTATATCTACCAGGATGGACTTCGG cTGCTGGGCATCAGGGTGCGAAGGCCAGCCATGCTCAGTGTGTTCCTGGTCTCTGCTGTCGTCCATGAATACATCTTTTCCTTTGTCCTGGGATTCTTCTACCCAGTAATGCTGACTCTCTTTCTTTTTGGAG CAATGCTTAACTTCCTGATGCATGACCAGCACACTGGGTCCATGTGGAATGTCCTCATATGGACGATGCTTTTCCTTGGCCAGGGAATAATGGTCAGCCTGTACTGTCAGGAGTGGTATGCCAGGAAGCAATGCCCACTGTCCCAG ACAACCTTCTGGGGACTGGTTACCCCACGATCCTGGTCCTGCCGCATGTAG
- the SOAT2 gene encoding sterol O-acyltransferase 2 isoform X3: protein MEAVKAELLEQAHQQLTKLFDRAMWETVQSYPPQGWGQASAPQESPKRAREANLDRRKVFIHRKSLLDELMEVKHFRTIYHMFIAGLCVFIISTLAIDFIDEGRLVLEFDLLIFSFGQLPLALVTWLPMFLCTLLAPYQALRLWARPRGPGTWYAGAVLGAGLLAIQVAVLGVLPVHVALEYQLSPASRCILVFEQVRFVMKTYSFLREAIPAILHAKAGEGVKAPSFSSYLYFLFCPTLIYRESYPRTTHIRWNYVAKNFAQVLGCLFYACFILGRLCVPVFDNMSREPFSTRALVLSILHATLPGIFMLLLIFFAFLHCWLNAFAEMLRFADRMFYRDWWNSTSFSNYYRTWNVVVHDWLYSYIYQDGLRLLGIRVRRPAMLSVFLVSAVVHEYIFSFVLGFFYPVMLTLFLFGAMLNFLMHDQHTGSMWNVLIWTMLFLGQGIMVSLYCQEWYARKQCPLSQTTFWGLVTPRSWSCRM from the exons ATGGAG GCTGTGAAGGCAGAGTTGCTGGAGCAAGCCCACCAGCAGCTGACTAAGCTATTTGATCGCGCCATGTGGGAAACTGTACAGTCCTACCCACCTCAGGGCTGGGGCCAAGCCTCAGCACCCCAGGAATCCCCAAAGAG AGCCCGGGAAGCAAATCTGGACAGACGGAAAGTGTTCATCCACCGCAAGTCACTACTCGA TGAGCTGATGGAAGTTAAGCATTTTCGAACCATTTACCACATGTTCATTGCGGGACTATGTGTCTTCATCATCAGCACACTGGCCATAGATTTCATTGATGAAGGAAG GTTAGTGCTGGAGTTCGACCTCCTGATCTTCAGCTTTGGACAGCTGCCCCTGGCCCTGGTGACCTGGCTGCCCATGTTCCTATGCACTCTCCTAGCCCCATACCAGGCTCTTCGGCTATGGGCTAGACCCAGAGGCCCGGGGACCTGGTACGCAGGGGCAGTGCTAGGGGCAGGGCTTCTAGCCATCCAAGTGGCCGTGTTGGGTGTTCTTCCAGTCCACGTGGCTCTGGAGTACCAGCTGTCTCCTGCCTCCCGCTGTATCTTAGTCTTTGAGCAG GTCCGGTTCGTGATGAAAACTTACTCCTTCCTGAGGGAAGCCATACCTGCAATCCTCCATGCTAAAGCAG GTGAGGGAGTCAAAGCTCCCAGTTTCTCCAGCtacctctatttcctcttctgcccCACACTCATATACAGAGAGAGTTACCCCAG GACAACCCATATCAGGTGGAATTATGTGGCCAAGAACTTTGCCCAG GTCCTGGGGTGTCTGTTCTACGCCTGTTTCATCCTTGGCCGTCTCTGTGTACCCGTCTTTGACAACATGAGCCGTGAGCCCTTCAGCACCCGAGCCCTGGTACTCTCCATCCTGCATGCCACACTGCCTG GTATCTTCATGCTGCTGCtcattttctttgcctttcttcacTGCTGGCTCAATGCCTTTGCAGAGATGCTACGGTTTGCAGACCGAATGTTCTACAGG GACTGGTGGAACTCAACATCCTTCTCTAACTACTATCGTACCTGGAATGTGGTGGTCCATGACTGGTTGTACAGCTATATCTACCAGGATGGACTTCGG cTGCTGGGCATCAGGGTGCGAAGGCCAGCCATGCTCAGTGTGTTCCTGGTCTCTGCTGTCGTCCATGAATACATCTTTTCCTTTGTCCTGGGATTCTTCTACCCAGTAATGCTGACTCTCTTTCTTTTTGGAG CAATGCTTAACTTCCTGATGCATGACCAGCACACTGGGTCCATGTGGAATGTCCTCATATGGACGATGCTTTTCCTTGGCCAGGGAATAATGGTCAGCCTGTACTGTCAGGAGTGGTATGCCAGGAAGCAATGCCCACTGTCCCAG ACAACCTTCTGGGGACTGGTTACCCCACGATCCTGGTCCTGCCGCATGTAG